Proteins encoded within one genomic window of Bemisia tabaci chromosome 2, PGI_BMITA_v3:
- the Svil gene encoding uncharacterized protein Svil isoform X6: protein MGLLTVNAVSGGRRRSFRMQRRHSPSSVRDGFPEQAATRRGDTGEVTLAPKKKDRKWTLSGLFRRRKNKSSDTENSSSLEENLPDNSNKHKGSFLKRKLSLKKHHSGSRKVVGKFEFSKNVTSNDNHETSLTNNRDSHFTGNSYDKLSSLNSSSLSSKQKFDSLTLLQTGSSCGSLNSSGKRSAKNEVKARVEAEHDKLKDSSSDDEFPHTRKYHSQDNINDSLKRRSRAARTERYLKRLNQINNLPYHQQAELLRMLDRNKINMTNLVLEPQTYLKAQSANSSLTNSPLPNIKFTFCPGAPNNNQNNLYVNLNHSKHHKVTKSFSKPSPILPRQGLRQSDFHNSVNSVDDRHIYMNVASPNVKLESKVPPTPPPRDPHRKVIMTYSSPSCVGYQQRPVSYAFEAPKCTSVDNLPSQSKPLSNLCCGANNQRSNSEQHISNGSVYSPVNDRPASVLQFTSDIDYSPTPVDYQYITDQRPRSRRPIQIECPEEHSSKESNNLKPNSRLYFSDQHINSYRFENGSNPRSVINSSEDQLWKQGDSSRLSDSAVTNAAYNANTATSGNSYIQFNKPNKAEQSHLDCNSEHASSPTAYLSRRNSKEIGQLVRPLSMVLEKSESEVESSKPDLRASNRSNPKSLPPDPPIRKNFSNAGTKRVAFDRSSERIPASPVDPSQGFPMDSVNSVDIDQLLEFNKQNYPSSNLEEALNELEEIYKSLQLSDDDLLDRAERRDVPAQLHAILSRDYESDSSCDEIDGSIAKRRQRTRSLSMDRKKDDMAYRRIVKSDNPNVVPKLDTRNIMSQAGSFLLVSPTLAPPVFPNLSEPPMSPDLTNEPDVTFDDVVFRSIKHVNNSLRTLDPQPPFGIPVGPITQASSSDYLHAIPEDRYKPTFSSRKTPDVVKDDLAFRNLRKDLNQTPCEYRKKRAIRSLSANLSGVLSRAEKLKYSFPHPLSYARSSSYNDLPNECNTKYHPNLEPSISQMYSSASTESLTDFDVSEFLRHKTPSNYEELLRKFNSKFENSTPNGISNQIDQEYDTKASVMGKSEVQELVQAIENNELNKISTNQEKTSQPKVIAPDTRDSVQPKDTKVSNCDPVSVVESKDRFYNSHDYPVNESFENAKDHNDFRDSSRNEFITTSNYSPAYSTESQVGSKRDNRSTNLNDVAKKYEENIKEAPSKTDGPQTDENCNAISGDDGNKSMSKVEKLSSKSSSKRSENLNELRRNIVLSSSISSGKCEKIETSTKSSTTELVSPGLATNEKRTSPEKSERTYLKNQSTPLEDFAAESKNVKSKERSLQSSEKSSKKVFELKTRRHSKIEIPEYFGKNKDDKSVSLSHEKSNADTESMKVSSESPKVKKKRLSKIEIPELFREHEKELSTNEHQMQNSTVNAASELDSKSSRTPKLKKKRSSLTESTDSAKEKKERPSSSASSVKDTVVKNSSDDKKSKTTKSPKLKKKRLSQIESPEKAVDSHEKLKSNDKTAQESKPSTGKCAEPESRSEKSSKKSKRLGQMGVSEKFRKSMEHLASSYATEQEADLKFTSTSSSEGDLAAKASKLSKSKKKRPSQVDLSEKTQSAQECSILSSSQSQAAVSKSNDSNERVCKSKSSRSPSIRRKKVSGENLISIDVIENDATHSERQNVDSDQPKITASERTSESSGHRRKSSGQLEIPEIFRNSNDRINLLEKDKVRSEKHPVDFEPKEIAVSKRTSEDLEHRRKSSGQLEIPEIFRNSNEKLNLSSTLAEVKSGDSSNENVKQPSKISIPEVFQDSCIKAGAKESLTSKTIRDVSCENLKSKEGSKETPSTQINSTATLNISLENAPSIASKINVAPSQKTLPLKSILKKTEFKSVEKKVSTPDATTISEFVEKSGEDSGVIVESLGDAFLSFNDNVEKIETCASNSLDIDQKIIADRPSSHVYRSESICPVQTDTHSIVTELSESQNQTELVNKEIEKILKNYESKVSEAGCAGKPSAVVSSNQHNDVSNSLANEINVLSTENCNENSCCNEPDRREISTIIESFAPLENCSQEPDSNDKDEIVMALSELTSKLSTPALVTASKPESEPLTQSLENRRELDVTSSADPVSSPASKPAHKSPEERNGNSQPLIRRSLKSANQSCFTKSSSSCSDFEDEGA, encoded by the coding sequence ACGGTCAATGCAGTATCTGGCGGACGCCGAAGGAGCTTTCGAATGCAGCGCCGGCATTCGCCCTCGTCCGTGAGGGATGGCTTCCCGGAGCAAGCTGCGACCAGACGCGGGGATACCGGCGAGGTGACCCTCGCACCCAAGAAAAAGGATCGCAAATGGACGCTGAGCGGACTCTTCCGACGACGGAAAAACAAAAGCAGCGACACTGAAAACTCCTCCTCGCTGGAAGAAAATCTACCCGACAACAGCAACAAACACAAAGGCAGCTTCCTCAAGAGAAAGCTCTCCTTGAAGAAGCATCACAGTGGCAGCCGAAAAGTCGTAGGGAAATTCGAGTTCTCGAAAAACGTAACCAGCAACGACAATCACGAAACGTCTCTAACAAATAATCGTGACTCGCACTTTACCGGTAACAGTTATGACAAACTCTCTAGTCTAAATTCTTCCTCGCTATCATCGAAACAGAAGTTCGACTCTCTGACTCTCCTGCAAACAGGGTCCAGCTGCGGGTCCCTGAACAGCTCGGGCAAGAGAAGTGCTAAAAATGAGGTGAAAGCGCGCGTCGAGGCTGAGCATGATAAATTAAAAGATTCGTCGAGCGATGATGAATTTCCGCACACCCGAAAGTACCATAGCCAAGACAATATAAACGACTCCCTGAAACGGAGGTCTCGGGCGGCGCGCACGGAGAGATACTTAAAACGCCTTAATCAGATCAACAATTTGCCGTATCACCAGCAAGCGGAGTTACTCAGAATGCTCGACCGAAATAAAATCAATATGACCAACTTAGTGCTGGAACCCCAAACTTATTTGAAAGCTCAATCCGCAAATTCTAGTCTCACCAATAGTCCTTTGCCTAATATAAAATTTACCTTCTGTCCAGGTGCGCCGAACAACAACCAGAATAATCTTTATGTTAACTTGAATCACTCCAAGCACCACAAAGTGACCAAGTCTTTCTCCAAGCCCTCGCCGATTTTACCGAGGCAGGGCTTGCGGCAAAGTGATTTTCACAACAGTGTCAACTCGGTCGACGATAGACATATTTACATGAACGTCGCTAGCCCCAATGTGAAGCTGGAATCCAAGGTGCCACCCACTCCCCCGCCGCGCGATCCCCATAGAAAAGTCATCATGACTTATTCGAGTCCGAGCTGCGTCGGTTATCAACAGAGACCTGTTTCGTACGCCTTCGAAGCCCCGAAATGCACTTCCGTGGATAACTTGCCCAGCCAAAGTAAACCTTTATCAAATTTGTGCTGCGGCGCCAATAACCAGAGGTCAAACTCTGAGCAGCACATTAGCAATGGCTCCGTCTATTCACCTGTCAACGACAGGCCCGCGTCTGTGCTTCAGTTCACCTCAGATATTGATTATTCGCCAACCCCCGTCGACTATCAGTACATCACGGATCAGAGACCACGGAGTCGGCGGCCCATCCAAATAGAGTGCCCCGAAGAACATAGCAGCAAAGAAAGTAATAATTTAAAACCTAATAGTAGGCTCTATTTTAGTGATCAGCATATAAATAGCTACCGATTTGAAAATGGCTCCAATCCGAGGAGCGTGATCAATTCATCCGAAGATCAACTTTGGAAACAGGGAGACTCGTCGCGTCTGTCTGATTCAGCAGTTACGAATGCAGCGTATAATGCAAATACGGCAACGAGCGGTAACTCTTATATCCAATTCAACAAACCCAATAAAGCCGAACAAAGTCATCTAGATTGTAATTCAGAGCACGCTTCCAGCCCAACGGCGTATCTGTCTCGGAGAAATAGCAAAGAGATCGGCCAGCTCGTTCGACCTCTCTCGATGGTGCTCGAAAAGTCCGAGTCAGAGGTTGAGTCCTCCAAGCCTGATTTACGCGCCTCGAATCGCTCAAATCCCAAGTCTCTACCTCCAGACCCTCCAATTCGCAAGAATTTCAGTAACGCTGGTACGAAGCGGGTCGCCTTCGATCGATCCAGCGAGAGAATCCCTGCTTCGCCTGTGGATCCCTCTCAAGGATTCCCAATGGACTCCGTGAACTCTGTCGATATAGATCAGTTGTTAGAGtttaacaaacaaaattatccatcGTCCAATTTAGAGGAGGCCTTGAAtgaattggaggaaatttacaAAAGCTTGCAGTTGAGCGACGATGACCTTCTAGACCGAGCGGAGAGGAGGGATGTTCCCGCCCAACTGCATGCGATTTTATCGCGGGATTACGAGTCGGATTCCAGTTGTGACGAAATCGACGGAAGCATAGCCAAACGCCGCCAACGAACACGAAGCTTATCGATGGACCGCAAAAAAGATGATATGGCCTACCGACGAATCGTTAAAAGTGACAACCCAAATGTTGTGCCAAAACTAGACACGAGGAATATAATGTCTCAAGCCGGAAGTTTCTTACTTGTCTCGCCGACGCTTGCTCCGCCAGTATTCCCGAATCTGTCCGAGCCGCCGATGTCACCTGATTTAACCAATGAGCCAGACGTCACGTTTGACGATGTCGTTTTTCGATCAATCAAGCATGTAAACAATTCATTAAGGACGCTGGATCCTCAACCGCCGTTCGGGATACCCGTTGGACCTATCACTCAAGCGTCTAGTTCAGATTATCTCCATGCTATACCGGAGGACAGGTACAAGCCTACATTTTCCTCCAGAAAAACACCCGACGTCGTCAAAGATGATCTAGCTTTCCGCAATTTGCGTAAAGACCTGAATCAAACTCCGTGTGAATATCGAAAAAAGCGCGCGATACGATCTCTGTCAGCAAATTTAAGTGGAGTCTTGAGTCGGGCTGAGAAGTTGAAGTATTCATTCCCTCATCCCCTGTCTTATGCTCGATCCTCAAGTTACAATGATCTACCCAATGAGTGCAACACAAAATACCATCCGAATTTGGAGCCCTCCATATCTCAGATGTATTCCTCCGCGAGCACTGAGTCACTAACCGACTTTGACGTTAGCGAATTTCTCCGCCACAAAACACCATCAAATTATGAGGAGTTATTACGGAAGTTTAATAGCAAGTTCGAAAATTCCACACCGAATGGGATTTCGAATCAGATTGATCAAGAATATGATACAAAGGCATCTGTTATGGGGAAAAGTGAAGTCCAGGAACTAGTACAAGCTATCGAAAATAACGAGTTAAACAAAATCTCTACAAATCAGGAAAAAACTAGCCAGCCTAAGGTGATTGCACCGGACACTCGTGATTCAGTTCAACCTAAAGACACCAAAGTTTCCAACTGTGACCCTGTCTCGGTCGTAGAATCCAAGGATCGATTTTATAATTCGCATGACTACCCTGTTAATGAGAGCTtcgaaaatgcaaaagatcacAATGATTTCAGAGACTCAAGCAGGAACGAATTTATAACGACATCTAATTACAGTCCCGCATACTCCACTGAATCACAAGTAGGTTCAAAACGCGATAACCGCTCTACTAATTTAAATGATGTTGCCAAAAAATATGAAGAGAATATAAAAGAAGCCCCTTCAAAAACAGACGGGCCTCAAACAGATGAAAACTGTAACGCTATTTCTGGAGATGATGGAAATAAATCCATGTCCAAAGTAGAAAAATTAAGCTCAAAATCAAGTTCTAAGAGGAGTGAAAATCTGAATGAACTGAGAAGGAATATTGTTTTGAGCAGTAGTATCTCGTctggaaaatgtgaaaaaattgaaacatctaCTAAAAGTAGTACGACTGAGTTGGTATCACCAGGCCTTGCAACGAATGAAAAGCGAACTTCTCCAGAAAAATCTGAGAGAACCTACCTGAAAAATCAAAGCACACCACTTGAAGATTTTGCAGCTGAAAGTAAAAATGTGAAATCTAAAGAGCGCTCATTGCAGAGCTCAGAAAAGAGTTCAAAGAAAGTGTTCGAGTTGAAAACTAGACGTCATAGCAAGATAGAAATTCCTGAATATTTCGGGAAGAACAAAGATGATAAAAGTGTATCGTTGTCTCATGAAAAGTCCAACGCAGATACTGAATCTATGAAAGTTTCAAGTGAAAGTccgaaagtaaaaaagaaacgATTAAGTAAAATAGAAATCCCTGAGTTGTTTAGAGAACACGAAAAAGAATTATCTACAAATGAACATCAGATGCAAAATTCTACGGTAAATGCTGCTTCTGAGCTTGATTCAAAGTCCTCAAGAactccaaaattgaagaaaaaacgaTCGAGTCTGACTGAAAGTACTGATTCTgcaaaggaaaagaaagaaagaccATCTTCAAGTGCGAGCTCTGTGAAAGACACGGTCGTGAAGAATAGTTCAGATgataaaaaatctaaaacaacGAAGAGTCCGAAGTTGAAAAAGAAGCGGCTCAGCCAGATTGAATCTCCTGAAAAAGCGGTTGATAGTCATGAGAAATTGAAGTCTAATGATAAAACGGCGCAAGAAAGTAAACCGTCAACTGGCAAGTGTGCAGAACCTGAATCGAGATCGgagaaaagctcaaaaaaaagtaaaagactTGGTCAAATGggagtttctgaaaaatttaggaaaagtATGGAGCATTTAGCGTCTAGTTATGCAACTGAGCAAGAAGCCGACCTTAAATTTACCAGTACTAGTAGTTCCGAAGGTGATTTGGCGGCAAAAGcctcaaaactttcaaaatctaaaaagaagCGTCCAAGTCAAGTTGATCTTTCCGAAAAAACTCAGAGTGCTCAAGAGTGCTCAATCCTTAGCAGTAGTCAATCACAAGCCGCGGTTTCAAAATCAAACGACAGTAACGAACGTGTCTGCAAGTCTAAGTCATCCAGAAGTCCTAGTATTAGACGGAAAAAAGTCAGCGGCGAAAATTTGATCAGTATTGATGTGATAGAAAATGATGCAACGCATTCTGAGAGACAAAATGTTGACTCTGATCAGCCAAAAATCACTGCTTCCGAGAGAACCTCGGAAAGTTCAGGTCATCGCAGGAAAAGCTCGGGACAGTTAGAGATCCcggaaatttttcgaaactccAACGACAGAATAAACTTGCTAGAAAAAGATAAAGTGCGTTCTGAGAAACACCCTGTCGACTTTGAGCCGAAAGAAATTGCTGTTTCAAAAAGAACATCTGAAGATTTGGAACATCGTAGGAAAAGCTCGGGTCAATTAGAAATTCCGGAAATATTTCGAAATTCcaacgaaaaattaaatttatcgaGTACTTTAGCTGAAGTAAAATCTGGTGATAGCTCCAATGAAAATGTCAAACAGCCCAGTAAAATTTCAATACCTGAGGTATTTCAAGATAGCTGCATAAAAGCAGGCGCCAAGGAAAGTTTGACATCCAAAACCATCAGAGATGTCAGTTGTGAAAACTTGAAATCAAAGGAGGGATCCAAGGAGACTCCTTCTACACAAATTAATAGCACAGCTACGCTAAATATCTCACTGGAAAACGCTCCTTCCATTGCGTCCAAAATTAATGTAGCACCTTCTCAGAAGACTTTACCATTGAAATCTattctcaaaaaaactgaattcaaaAGCGTAGAAAAAAAGGTGAGCACCCCGGACGCGACTACGATTTCTGAGTTTGTAGAAAAAAGTGGCGAGGATTCCGGGGTCATTGTAGAGTCATTGGGTGACGCGTTCTTGAGTTTCAATGACAatgtcgaaaaaattgagacttgTGCGTCAAATAGTCTAGATATTGATCAGAAAATCATCGCTGATCGTCCCTCATCACATGTGTACAGATCGGAGTCGATTTGCCCTGTCCAAACGGATACACATTCCATAGTTACCGAGCTATCCGAGAGTCAAAATCAAACTGAACTTGTGAATAAAGAAATCGAAAAGATCTTGAAGAATTACGAAAGTAAGGTGTCTGAAGCTGGCTGCGCTGGAAAACCCAGCGCTGTCGTCTCTTCGAATCAACACAAcgatgtttcaaattctttggCTAACGAAATAAATGTTCTCTCCACagagaactgtaatgaaaatTCGTGTTGCAATGAACCAGATCGAAGAGAAATCAGCACTATTATTGAGTCTTTTGCACCCCTCGAAAATTGTTCCCAAGAACCGGATTCGAACGACAAGGACGAGATAGTAATGGCATTAAGTGAGCTGACTTCAAAACTGAGCACCCCTGCTCTTGTCACGGCCAGTAAACCAGAATCAGAACCGCTCACTCAGAGTCTTGAAAATCGTCGAGAACTTGATGTTACCAGCTCAGCAGACCCAGTGAGTTCCCCTGCCTCTAAACCTGCTCATAAAAGCCCGGAAGAACGGAATGGAAATAGCCAGCCGCTGATCCGAAGAAGTCTAAAGTCTGCCAATCAGAGTTGCTTCACCAAGAGTTCGAGCAGTTGCTCTGACTTTGAAG